From the genome of Monomorium pharaonis isolate MP-MQ-018 chromosome 2, ASM1337386v2, whole genome shotgun sequence, one region includes:
- the LOC118644582 gene encoding uncharacterized protein LOC118644582, with product MPDKTTTGVPTPVAGHPHRDTPLSFRDYLLSAWRNLSQNLWLDVTRDTLLLLALLYLTLTGDDVMDKRKGGHAGRISRIDQVSEDRRREGSTARMRVMPSKEKRGRCRKENIGNSISGGATSRIPEYISSSHREGDG from the exons ATGCCCGATAAGACGACGACGGGCGTCCCGACGCCAGTTGCCGGCCACCCCCACCGAGATACGCCGCTGTCATTCCGCGACTACCTCCTCTCCGCCTGGAGAAACTTGAGTCAGAATCTGTGGCTCGATGTGACACGTGACACGTTGCTGTTATTGGCTCTATTATATTTGAC ATTAACCGGTGACGATGTCATGGACAAACGCAAAGGCGGACACGCGGGAAGAATTTCGAGAATCGATCAAGTGAGCGAGGACAGACGCCGCGAGGGATCTACAGCGAGAATGCGCGTGATGCCAAGCAAAGAGAAGCGCGGACGATGCAGAAAGGAAAATATTGGAAACTCCATTAGCGGCGGTGCAACCAGCCGTATACCGGAATACATAAGCAGCTCCCATAGAGAGGGAGACGGATGA